The Haloarchaeobius sp. HME9146 genome includes a region encoding these proteins:
- a CDS encoding HEAT repeat domain-containing protein has translation MGPDDATRQAERLRDAAMDDPADPMGLADDLAALATHDQPAVRRLAVEGLCELAETSIDPVEPVLDVVFDALDDPDSETVREAVNVVAIVSDEDPSLVQPVASDLCRLLEEDRRGTSEAAAVALWPIAWTTPGEVVEAVDPLRRLLTRPEQPTRLSAVAVLRGIASEHPEACVRATEDLIERCFDRRQNVRVMATAALGPLATVFPGRIQPAVPRLVRCLDDGDGRVRQNVAAVVQQVVKAYPEVSLDHHAAFVSLLDDENEETRTSASNVLTTVADYRPGVLNDHLETLVRATGDDDTRVAANLYLGLASIGWTQPEQLVDHLDALADGLSRTEDVSHNAAYLLGVIAETYPVVVTDYLDALFEQLTDGVDRVSRNAAWAVAVITEDQPAAVERYRHLLVQALDDEYVAVRGNAGIALGLLGNPPETAVEAVLDMLADGGDPHDVRLASSGLVALTDASTQVSVGDLPVEAVLDLLSADNPQVRANACIALGNLGVQTALDDLYECQTDTEPEVRDAAKSAVEQVHGRRAD, from the coding sequence ATGGGCCCAGACGACGCAACCCGGCAGGCGGAACGCTTGCGGGACGCGGCCATGGACGACCCGGCAGACCCGATGGGGCTGGCGGACGACCTCGCCGCGCTCGCCACGCACGACCAGCCTGCGGTCCGTCGTCTCGCGGTCGAAGGACTGTGCGAACTCGCCGAGACCAGTATCGACCCGGTCGAACCGGTACTGGACGTGGTGTTCGACGCGCTGGACGACCCCGATTCGGAGACGGTTCGAGAGGCCGTGAACGTGGTCGCGATCGTCAGCGACGAGGACCCGTCGCTGGTCCAGCCGGTCGCCTCCGACCTCTGTCGGCTCCTCGAGGAGGACCGCAGGGGGACCAGCGAGGCCGCCGCCGTCGCACTGTGGCCGATTGCCTGGACGACGCCCGGAGAGGTCGTCGAAGCGGTCGACCCGCTCCGGCGGCTCCTCACCCGACCGGAGCAGCCAACTCGCCTGAGTGCGGTCGCGGTGCTCCGTGGCATCGCCTCTGAGCACCCGGAGGCGTGCGTCCGAGCGACCGAGGACCTCATCGAGCGGTGTTTCGACCGTCGGCAGAACGTCCGCGTCATGGCGACCGCCGCGCTCGGCCCGCTCGCGACGGTGTTCCCGGGGCGAATCCAGCCAGCCGTCCCACGGCTGGTCCGCTGTCTCGACGACGGCGACGGTCGGGTGCGCCAGAACGTCGCCGCGGTCGTCCAGCAGGTCGTCAAGGCCTACCCGGAGGTCTCGCTGGACCACCACGCCGCGTTCGTCTCACTGCTCGACGACGAGAACGAAGAGACCCGCACGAGCGCCTCGAACGTCCTCACGACGGTCGCCGACTACCGGCCGGGTGTCCTGAACGACCATCTCGAGACGCTGGTTCGTGCCACCGGCGATGACGATACACGCGTCGCTGCGAACCTCTACCTGGGGCTGGCGAGCATCGGCTGGACGCAGCCGGAGCAACTGGTAGACCACCTCGACGCGCTCGCCGACGGGTTGAGCCGAACCGAGGACGTGAGTCACAACGCCGCCTACCTGCTCGGTGTAATCGCCGAGACCTACCCGGTGGTCGTGACGGACTACCTCGACGCCCTGTTCGAACAGCTCACCGACGGTGTCGACCGGGTGAGCCGGAACGCGGCCTGGGCAGTCGCGGTCATCACAGAGGACCAGCCAGCCGCCGTCGAACGGTACCGGCACCTGCTGGTGCAGGCCCTGGACGACGAGTACGTCGCCGTCAGGGGGAACGCCGGCATCGCCCTCGGCCTGCTCGGGAATCCACCGGAGACCGCGGTCGAGGCCGTCCTCGACATGCTCGCCGACGGGGGCGACCCCCACGACGTTCGCCTGGCGAGTAGCGGTCTCGTCGCGCTGACCGACGCGAGCACGCAGGTTTCCGTCGGCGACCTGCCGGTCGAAGCCGTTCTCGACCTGCTTTCGGCCGACAACCCACAGGTCAGGGCCAACGCGTGTATCGCGCTCGGTAACCTCGGCGTCCAGACCGCCCTCGACGACCTCTACGAGTGCCAGACCGACACCGAACCGGAGGTCAGGGACGCTGCAAAGTCCGCCGTGGAACAGGTCCACGGTCGGCGGGCGGACTAA
- the tatA gene encoding twin-arginine translocase TatA/TatE family subunit, producing MVTIPLFIGGIGGPELIVVLLLVVLLFGADKLPKLARASGEAMGEYQKGREKLEAEITGVKEETRRAVVGDEMDEDMPVDAAPAEEPAAMDDDVAEPVDDAQPETDAAESGEREVETERNSD from the coding sequence ATGGTGACGATACCGCTGTTCATCGGAGGCATCGGCGGCCCCGAACTCATCGTCGTTCTTCTGCTCGTCGTTCTCCTCTTCGGCGCGGACAAACTGCCGAAGCTGGCACGAGCGAGCGGTGAAGCGATGGGCGAGTACCAGAAGGGCCGAGAGAAACTGGAGGCTGAGATCACCGGCGTGAAAGAGGAGACTCGACGCGCCGTCGTCGGCGACGAGATGGACGAGGATATGCCGGTCGACGCTGCCCCGGCCGAGGAGCCGGCAGCGATGGACGACGATGTGGCCGAACCCGTCGATGACGCGCAACCCGAAACCGACGCTGCCGAGTCGGGCGAGCGCGAGGTCGAAACCGAGCGCAATTCGGACTGA
- a CDS encoding Hvo_1808 family surface protein, with protein MKGVPAVLLALLVLLSGTVVFVSFDDAPVSAVPDDDYPPVVDDPAPTPDVTPPAGEGSNGDESPDVDGPATGADDPAPDVDSPDEPAVGDPDSPDTPVTDGGSGAGEPDVSDPDAGGSDGGDPAVDPAPDGTPDSPVTDGGSGGDDAPGTDGGSDAGQQGGDGDAGGDPDVIPGDTGGTTDGGVPVDDGEDPVPVGSEDDGIIGYEAGYWYNQTVIIDQSDGVSDAELDALVAVTMARVEYIRGLEYLEPVDVKIISRAEYRAQLAEGSNETEDHSLWNNQVWEALFIVGEDENISDEFNKLFGSNVLGYYAPKTDEMIIVSTDPDQPTVDPNVLVHEMVHALQDQHFDLTSSLKDVQDEQLARNGVVEGEANYVTALYKQHCGTTWTCTQSPPNTGADTSGESPATGLLIAIFQPYSDGPVWMDYMVQQKGWQAVTYSFENMPTTTEAVIHPANTDRPTRVEVTDATTGGWARFESGDEGADVLGEASIYAMFYHLAKEGNSRVISAYDITNVESQYDTYNYVSKPSAGWAGDRIVPYHKDGEYGYVWATEWDTTNDAQEFYEAYTDVLEEFRADRVGQNTWVIESGPFADAFHVTLDGTRVTIVNAPTVDQLSEIRTDVQVKPYSRVWR; from the coding sequence ATGAAGGGGGTCCCAGCAGTGCTTCTCGCACTCCTCGTGTTACTCTCGGGTACCGTGGTCTTCGTCTCGTTCGACGACGCGCCCGTGAGTGCCGTACCAGACGACGATTATCCACCGGTCGTCGATGACCCCGCACCCACACCGGACGTGACACCGCCTGCGGGCGAGGGGAGCAACGGTGACGAGAGCCCCGACGTGGACGGCCCGGCGACCGGTGCTGACGACCCTGCGCCCGATGTCGATTCGCCCGACGAGCCGGCCGTTGGTGACCCGGACAGCCCCGACACGCCTGTCACAGACGGTGGCTCCGGTGCGGGTGAGCCCGACGTCTCCGACCCTGACGCTGGCGGCAGCGACGGCGGCGACCCGGCCGTGGACCCCGCTCCTGACGGGACACCTGACAGTCCTGTCACCGACGGTGGTTCCGGCGGGGACGACGCCCCAGGAACCGACGGCGGCTCGGACGCCGGCCAGCAGGGCGGTGACGGCGATGCCGGTGGCGACCCCGACGTCATTCCGGGTGACACCGGCGGCACGACCGATGGCGGCGTCCCCGTCGATGACGGCGAGGACCCCGTCCCCGTCGGCAGCGAGGACGACGGCATCATCGGCTACGAGGCCGGCTACTGGTACAACCAGACCGTCATCATCGACCAGAGCGACGGCGTCTCCGACGCGGAACTCGACGCCCTCGTCGCCGTGACGATGGCTCGCGTGGAGTACATCCGCGGGCTGGAGTACCTCGAACCGGTCGACGTGAAGATCATCTCTCGCGCGGAGTACCGTGCACAGCTCGCCGAGGGCTCCAACGAGACCGAGGACCACTCGCTGTGGAACAACCAGGTCTGGGAGGCGCTGTTTATCGTCGGTGAGGACGAGAACATCTCCGACGAGTTCAACAAGCTGTTCGGCTCGAACGTCCTGGGCTACTACGCGCCCAAGACCGACGAGATGATCATCGTCTCGACGGACCCCGACCAGCCGACGGTCGACCCGAACGTGCTCGTCCACGAGATGGTCCACGCCCTGCAGGACCAGCACTTCGACCTGACCTCGTCGCTGAAGGACGTCCAGGACGAACAACTGGCCCGCAACGGCGTGGTCGAGGGTGAGGCCAACTACGTCACGGCCCTCTACAAGCAGCACTGTGGCACCACCTGGACCTGCACCCAGAGCCCGCCGAACACCGGCGCGGACACCAGCGGCGAGTCCCCGGCGACCGGGCTGCTCATCGCCATCTTCCAGCCCTACTCCGACGGCCCAGTCTGGATGGACTACATGGTCCAGCAGAAGGGCTGGCAGGCCGTGACGTACTCGTTCGAGAACATGCCGACGACCACCGAGGCGGTCATCCACCCGGCCAACACGGACCGCCCGACCCGCGTCGAGGTCACCGACGCGACCACGGGCGGCTGGGCCCGCTTCGAATCCGGTGACGAGGGTGCGGACGTCCTCGGAGAGGCGTCCATCTACGCGATGTTCTACCATCTCGCGAAGGAGGGGAACTCCCGCGTCATCAGCGCCTACGACATCACCAACGTCGAGTCGCAGTACGACACCTACAACTACGTCAGCAAGCCCTCGGCCGGCTGGGCCGGCGACCGCATCGTCCCGTACCACAAGGACGGCGAGTACGGCTACGTCTGGGCGACCGAGTGGGACACCACCAACGACGCACAGGAGTTCTACGAGGCGTACACCGACGTCCTCGAGGAGTTCCGTGCCGACCGTGTGGGCCAGAACACCTGGGTCATCGAGAGCGGCCCGTTCGCAGACGCCTTCCACGTCACCCTCGACGGCACCCGCGTCACCATCGTGAACGCCCCGACCGTCGACCAGCTGTCGGAGATTCGGACCGACGTCCAGGTCAAGCCCTACTCGCGTGTCTGGCGCTGA